The following are encoded in a window of Miltoncostaea marina genomic DNA:
- a CDS encoding ABC transporter permease, whose protein sequence is MFRLILRGLATRKLRTVLTSIAIVLGVAMVAGTFILTDQINRAFDEIFETGNEKVDAIVSRDTDFDTFEDQLPPLPASVIDDVRRVDGVRHAEGQISTSGQLVVGGDEIESQGGAPAIVVSNVDESINPSVVLEGRLPENPGEVAVIKSVADREDLQVGMDDVELGTKVGLQPVKLVGVFRYGDVESIGGATVVLITFGDAQRWFDREGETSQVLAAAEPGLTEAELATRIRAAMPADVKVETAAENAQAQSDEIGDEISGFLGPALLTFAGVALFVGAFIIFNTFSITVAQRVKEFGMMRTLGATRGQVMRSVIGEALLVGVVASLLGLVAGIGVAAGILAIFEAIGIGLPATGIRVAAGTVVTGLLVGVVVTVLASVGPALRATRVPPIAAVQEGATLPAGRFSKAAPYLAGLFLVGGILLFAYGLLSDLGATEALQALAAGAVLVFLGAGFLARFAVRPMARAIGAPIEALAGTTGRLARANATRNPARTASTAAALMIGVGLVSFVAIFAAGLKDSFTGAITRTIQGDLILQSSTFEPFPAAVEDAVRGVPGVRDAAFIRFPEIRTEPGGTQFLNAFDPEVGPRVLDFDWEGDASDALFDRLGTDGALIETNLARSTGLRTGDRFTVRTNRGRTQAFTVLGEYRDPVLFTGIVVSDEAANRLEVPPDPSVGVVSFEDGVDPAAGQAAVERRIETDFPSVDVQSNAEFTDQIEGQIDQILALLYALLAISLIISLFGIVNALILSIYERTREIGMLRAIGTTRRQMRAIVRYESMITAVIGAVLGIIIGVVFAWVLTRGLEDQGIEFSLPLGTLVLFLVLSIVAGVLAAVLPARRAARLNPLEALHEE, encoded by the coding sequence GTCGACGCGATCGTCTCGCGCGACACGGACTTCGACACCTTCGAGGACCAGCTCCCGCCGCTGCCCGCGTCGGTCATCGACGACGTGCGCCGGGTGGACGGCGTCCGGCACGCCGAGGGCCAGATCTCCACCAGCGGCCAGCTCGTGGTGGGCGGCGACGAGATCGAGTCGCAGGGCGGGGCGCCGGCGATCGTGGTGTCGAACGTCGACGAGTCGATCAACCCGAGCGTCGTGCTCGAGGGCCGGCTGCCCGAGAACCCCGGCGAGGTCGCGGTCATCAAGAGCGTGGCCGACCGCGAGGACCTCCAGGTCGGCATGGATGACGTCGAGCTCGGCACGAAGGTCGGGCTCCAGCCGGTGAAGCTCGTCGGCGTCTTCCGCTACGGCGACGTGGAGTCGATCGGCGGCGCCACCGTCGTCCTCATCACCTTCGGCGACGCCCAGCGCTGGTTCGACCGCGAGGGCGAGACCTCGCAGGTCCTGGCCGCGGCCGAGCCGGGCCTGACCGAGGCGGAGCTCGCGACGCGCATCCGCGCGGCGATGCCGGCCGACGTGAAGGTCGAGACGGCCGCCGAGAACGCCCAGGCCCAGAGCGACGAGATCGGCGACGAGATCTCCGGATTCCTCGGCCCGGCCCTGCTCACCTTCGCGGGCGTCGCGCTCTTCGTCGGCGCGTTCATCATCTTCAACACCTTCTCGATCACCGTCGCCCAGCGGGTGAAGGAGTTCGGGATGATGCGCACCCTGGGCGCCACGCGCGGCCAGGTGATGCGCTCCGTGATCGGCGAGGCGCTCCTCGTGGGCGTGGTCGCGTCGCTGCTGGGCCTCGTGGCGGGCATCGGGGTGGCCGCCGGCATCCTCGCCATCTTCGAGGCGATCGGCATCGGGCTGCCGGCCACGGGCATCCGGGTGGCGGCCGGCACGGTGGTCACCGGCCTGCTGGTCGGCGTGGTCGTGACCGTGCTGGCGTCGGTCGGGCCGGCCCTGCGCGCGACCCGCGTGCCGCCGATCGCCGCGGTGCAGGAGGGCGCCACCCTGCCCGCCGGGCGCTTCTCGAAGGCGGCGCCCTACCTGGCCGGCCTCTTCCTGGTGGGCGGCATCCTGCTGTTCGCCTACGGGCTGCTGTCGGACCTCGGCGCCACCGAGGCGCTGCAGGCGCTCGCCGCCGGCGCCGTGCTGGTCTTCCTGGGCGCCGGGTTCCTCGCCCGCTTCGCCGTCCGGCCGATGGCCCGGGCGATCGGGGCGCCCATCGAGGCGCTCGCCGGCACCACCGGCCGCCTCGCCCGCGCCAACGCCACCCGCAACCCGGCGCGCACCGCCTCCACCGCCGCGGCGCTGATGATCGGCGTGGGCCTGGTCTCCTTCGTCGCCATCTTCGCCGCCGGCCTGAAGGACTCGTTCACCGGCGCGATCACCCGCACCATCCAGGGCGACCTGATCCTCCAGTCGAGCACCTTCGAGCCCTTCCCCGCCGCCGTCGAGGACGCGGTCCGGGGGGTGCCGGGCGTGCGGGACGCGGCGTTCATCCGCTTCCCCGAGATCAGGACCGAGCCCGGCGGCACCCAGTTCCTCAACGCGTTCGACCCCGAGGTCGGCCCGCGGGTGCTCGACTTCGACTGGGAGGGCGACGCCTCCGACGCGCTGTTCGACCGCCTCGGCACCGACGGCGCGCTCATCGAGACCAACCTCGCGCGCTCCACCGGCCTGCGCACCGGCGACCGGTTCACCGTGCGCACCAACCGGGGCAGGACCCAGGCCTTCACCGTGCTCGGCGAGTACCGCGACCCGGTGCTCTTCACCGGCATCGTCGTCTCCGACGAGGCCGCGAACCGGCTCGAGGTCCCGCCCGACCCCTCCGTCGGCGTCGTCTCGTTCGAGGACGGCGTCGACCCCGCGGCGGGCCAGGCCGCCGTCGAGCGGCGCATCGAGACCGACTTCCCCTCCGTCGACGTGCAGTCGAACGCCGAGTTCACCGACCAGATCGAGGGCCAGATCGACCAGATCCTCGCGCTGCTCTACGCGCTGCTCGCGATCAGCCTAATCATCTCCCTGTTCGGCATCGTCAACGCGCTGATCCTCTCGATCTACGAGCGCACCCGCGAGATCGGCATGCTGCGCGCCATCGGCACCACCCGCCGCCAGATGCGGGCGATCGTGCGCTACGAGAGCATGATCACCGCCGTCATCGGGGCGGTCCTCGGCATCATCATCGGCGTCGTCTTCGCCTGGGTGCTGACCCGGGGCCTCGAGGACCAGGGGATCGAGTTCTCCCTCCCGCTTGGCACGCTGGTCCTGTTCCTGGTGCTCTCGATCGTGGCCGGCGTCCTCGCCGCCGTCCTTCCCGCCCGCCGCGCCGCCCGCCTCAACCCCCTCGAGGCGCTCCACGAGGAGTAG